TTTTTTATTTTTATAGTTTACATTGGCAAACAGAGCGATACCTGCAAGCTGAGCCCTTTTCGTAACACCGTTTTGCTCTATCAATATCATATTTTCACTAAGTATCTCTTTTATAACCGCTTCCCTTGCAAACAAAAAAAGATTTAATAAAACCAATAGTAAAAGAACTTTTTTCATATCACTCTCCTTTTTTTTTTATTGTATCAAGAATGAGTTAATTATATATTAATCTCTGTAACAAAACTATCTATAAGCTCCAAAGGAGTTATGTCAAAATAGAAATTTTTCACTTCAAAACACCCTTTTGCTAACTCATTTGGATCTTTTAACAAGGTTTTCGGCTCTTTAAAATCTTTTGGCCAAAACTTGAAAGTAGGAGCTAAAGAAACTACTTTTACTTTACTTTTTTTTGCCGCTAAAGCTATAGCATAAGAGCCTACCTTATGAACCAAGCCAAAATCCCCTACCCCATCTGCTCCAAAAAGTACAATATCAACATTCTTTACAAAAAATGGGGCTGCCGCATCAGTAACAAGCGTAGTTTTAATCCCCTCTTTGCAAAGTTTTTCAGCCAGTTCTACTCCCTCATTTTTTGGTCTTGACTCGCTGCAGATTACCTCAAACTCAAAACCGGCTTTTTTCGCTTCTAAAAATGAGTTATAAACTAAAGAACTAAAAGAGTGTGTTAAAATGGTTCTATTGTCTTCAAAACATTTCAGAGAATTTTTAGCAACTTTTTCATTCGCCTTTTTAAACTCTTTTTCAAATTCTTTACAATATTTGATTATCTCTTCATAATCTAGCTCTACAAACTTACTAAATATATTAGCAAAATTGTAAATAGAAGCCATCATAGGCTGAACACTCATTAAAAATTTCAAAGCATTTTTAATATCCTCTTTTTTGCATCTTTTTATAGACATCTCCTTTATTATTTTAATAGCCATTAAGGTTAAAAAAGTAGCACCGTTTTTATTGTCATTCTTTATATTTTCAATCTCTTTTTTCCACCACTCCATTTTTTTTCCTAAAAAAGATAATCTAGTTGTAACTATTATATCTATTTTATATCTATTAAGCTAAACTACGCAAAAAACTAGGAGTAAACATGTCTGAATTGAAAAAGTTTAGATTTATAAACAAAATAGAGGGTTATTCATATATCGTTTTACTTTTTATTGCTATGCCGTTAAAATATATTTTGGGCTATGGGATAGCTACTAAAATTATCGGCGGACTTCACGGAGTCCTTTTTATAGCTTTTATTTATCAGCTTATAGTTGCCGCTAGGAGTGTCCCTTTTAGTAAAAAAGAGGCTACTAAGTTTTTTATACTCTCATTGGTTCCTTTTGGAAGTTTCTATACAGATAAATTGCTCTTTGAAAAAGAGCTCAAAAAGATAGAGCCTCTAACTATCAAAGATTTTTAATTTTAGATAGATAGCTATATTTCATATCCAGTTCAAAACTTTCGTTGGTAGGGTACTCCCTACCAAAAACCTCTTTCCATAAAGAGTGATCCTCCATACACAGATAAAAATATACTCTACCGTGCCACTCTTTTAAACTCTTGTATGCAAACCTAAACATATCTTTTTTTATATCTATAGGATACGAGAGTTTTCCGGCCGCATCTACCAAAGGCATTTGAAGTATTTTTGATTTAAATGAACGCTCTCTTAACTTTTTAATAACCGGTTTTATGAAAGTAAGAGTTCCTAAAGAGACCAGAGCAACTCTTTTTGGATCGAAATTTTGCACTAGATATTTAAAAATATCTCCATAATCTTTTTGCCAATCTTTATAATAAATCATAGGATGAAAATGAAAACCTACAAGACGACCTTTGTCGTGAATCTTTTTAGCAGCTTTTAATCTATTTTCCAAAGAGGCTGTCAGTCTCTCCTCCTTTTCTATGATAGTTTGGGGATTTAAGCTCCAAGTGGCAATGATATTTTTCGGATAGTCGTTTTCAAGTAAATATTTGATATTATCACTTTTTGTTTTTAGCTCAAGTATCACATTTGGATATTTTTTAGCAAACTCAAAAAGAGCATCTAAAACACCACCTCTGTTTCCCCACATCAAAGAATCACTCGATTGGCCTGTACCTATATGGTATATTTCGTTTAGATCAAGATTTAAAGATAGTAGTTTCTCTTTTAGATTCGTATTGAAAGTTATGGTATCTTCGTTGTAAAAAGATTGAATAGAACAGTAACTACAATCAAACCCGCAAGACTCAACCATATCAAGGGTCCAAAGATTGCAGCAGCGAGTCTTAGGACTTGCAACCGGACACATTCCAAAACCAAGTTTTTTATCAATACGAGTAAATCTGATTTTATGAGTTTTTTCCTTATCTATTTCAAAATCTTTGTAAGTTTTGGGCCTGTTTTTTATCTCTTCATATCTTTTTATCAACTCTTTTGCTACTCTTTTTTTATCTTCAAAATCGACCCATAATTTTTCCACTGGCTCTTCTTGCCACATATTAAGATCGATCGCTATATCCACAATACGCTTTAGTTCTTGAGAAGAAAAACGGTACTTAAAAGTTTTTGCTTTTATAAAATCTTTCTGACTTTTAGGAAGATTCTCAAAAAGAGTATTTTTTATCTTTTTTTCAAAATCATAAACTTTCATATCTCACACCTAAGAGCCCTATTTACCACGATCTTTGATATCTCTTCACTATCTACAATGATATTTTCGATATCTAGTTCATGTTCAAGTATCTCCTTTTCCTTTTCGTCACTAACAACTACTACAATATTTACATGAAAATCAAATCTGTTAATGATATCGCAAATAAGTCTTTTTTTCTTAAAATTTTTTATCGCAACTACAACACTGCATGCCCTTTCAATACCTACTTTTTCTAAAATCTCCTTTTTAGCGGCATTTGCCAATACTATCGGCTCCTTATTTTTAAGTCCTTCTTGTACCAGATGATAATCATGCTCTAAAACGATGTACTCTACCTCCTCTCTTTTAAGCTTTTTAATAACACTTTTCCCAAGAGGACCATAACCTACAATTACTATATGGTTTTGGAGTTTTTCAGCCTCAATATTTACTATCTCTTCAGGCTCTTTTGAAAAAAAGTCTGCTATATTTTTTAGATTTTGCAATATAAAAGGAGTTATTATCATAGAGAGTATGACTGTTGCAGTAAGTATCTGAGCAACTTCATTCTCTAAAAGTCCCTTACTTTTTGAGATCTCAAAAACAGCCAAAGCAAACTCACCAACCTGCATAAGCGCCAATGCTACTTTCAAAGCAGTCCTGCTTTGACTTTTGACTCTGATGATAACATATATAAAAAAGATCTTGATAGCCAAAATAGCCGCTAATAGTAGTAAAATCTTATACAAATTTTTAAATACAAAAAGAGGATCTATATGCATTCCCACCGTTATAAAAAAGAGCCCAAGCAACAGATCTCTAAATGGAGCAATATCCGCCTCCATCTGATATTTAAAATGGGTCTCAGCGATCAAAACTCCGGCTATAAAAGCTCCCAAAGAGTAAGAAAATCCAAGCAGATGGGCGAACAAAGAACTAAACAAAACTATAAAAAGTATAGAGCTTATAAAAAGCTCTTCACTCTCAATTTTACTTACCCAAGTTAAAATCCTTTCAAATAAAATACGTCCAAAAAAATACATTGCTATCAAAAGAATAGTTGCGCTTATGCCGATCTTAAAAAGCTGTGAAATTATGTGTCCGCTATTTCTAGAAAAGACCTCTATCATCAGCATTATAGGAATTACCGCAATATCTTGAAAGATCAAAATCCCAAGAGCTTTCCTTCCATACTGCTTGTTTATATCACCTGTGGTATTTAACATCTTAACTACAATTGCAGTTGAGGATAAAGAGAGGGTATATCCTACAATCATAGCGGTTTGTAAAGAAAAACCCAACAAGTATGCCAATAGACTAAAAATGGTTCCTACAATAAATACTTCGGCAAATCCGAAACCAAAAACATACGACTTCATCTTTAAAAGATATCTAAAAGAAAACTCCAAACCTATCATAAACATCATAAAAACTATACCGAGCTCTGAGATATGGGAAAGAAGCGAAATATGCTCAGTTTGTAAGGAGAAAATTTTAGAGATTATAATCCCGGTTAATATATAGCCTATAATCGTAGGTATATTGAATTTGGCCAATACTATATTTAAAACAAGAGCTATAAATATGGTTAAAATAAAACCCTCTAATATCAAATCCATAAAATTCCTTAAGTTATTATAAAATTTTCTTCAAATTATACTTCAAAAAGGCTTTAAAGTAAGTAACTCTACTCTCTCTTTTTTTACCTTTATAAACTTAACTTAAAATTTTACAGAATTCATCAAATAAAGATAGATTAGTATTTCTTTGTTATTAAAGATCAAACTTTTAGCAGATTTTAGCAATTTTGCAAATATAATAACATTTACTATATTAAAATTTTAAACTTTCTTTCAAGTCTAATTACAATTTTTTCTAAAGTTTTCTCATTTTCTTTAATATTTGCCAAACAGCATAATATATAGTAGATAAATTAAATCAAACTATTGCTTTTACTTGTTTTGCTCAAAATTTAAATCAAACTAAAATTTTTATTTATTTTTAATTTAGATTTTATTTATATTAATATATAATTATAAAAGAATAATATTTTTTAAGAAAGGATTGTTATGAAAATATTTAATCTTATAGTAACAATAGCTCTTTCGTTTCTTCTGTTAGGATGTGGAGGAAGTTCTGAACAAACTTCGGATACTACTTCTACTACAATTTCTGGAAGTACTTACAAGGGAATTGTTCAGAATGCAGTTGTAAACGTTTATGATTTTTCCAATAATAGTAAGGGAAAATTAATCTCAACGAGTGTTGTAGAAGATAGTAAGTTTACCGTCAGTAATATCAATGGTTCAACTCCAATATTAATAGAAATAACTAAGAATACCGATAATACGACCTATTATATTGATGAAACTAACGGCAAAAAAGTGGGTTTTAACGATCTTGTTTTAAAAACGATTATTAATAATCCTACTGAAAAATATGAGTATTTTATTACTCCGCTTACTACTTTAGCTACAGAAATGTTGATAAACGGAAAATTTTCCGATTTTGACACTGCACAGAGTACAATTTCTAAACTTTTTGGGTTATCTTTTGATAGTTTAAGCTTAACAAAGCCAAATATTGAAGGAATCGAAACTGATTCTGAAAAAACCAAAGAAAACGAATATGCTATATCCATACTATCAATGGTGGCTTATCAAAACGAAATAAATAAAATAGTAGGCACTCAATTTACATTTAAAGATTTGCTAGAACTTATTGTTAAAGATTTGTCTGACGGAATTTTTGATGGTAAAGACGGTAATGAAAGTCTAATCATTAGTGATGGAAATTTGACGTTTGCCGTCGGTGATTTACCGAAAAAACTTTCTCAAGCAGGACAAGATAGTTTGAGCATTAAAAATCCTTTATTGTTTGAAAATATGAAGGACTACTTTTTAAGAGCAGCAACTGCGGCTAGAGTTATAGAGCCACCTATAATAGATATAAAATATAGTGAAAATATTAGATTAAACGAAAAATCTCTATTGTCCGCGGATGGAAGTTATTCATATTTTGGTTATCCTTTAACGTATGCGTGGAGTATAAAATCTTCTCCTACCAACTCTAACGCTGTTTTAAGCAACAAAAACGACGCAAATACTTTTATAACTGTTGATACTGAAGGTAACTACGTCATTTCGCTTGAAATATCTGACGGACACAATAAAGTCTCTAAAGATATAAATATTACTGCCGATTTAGATGGTGACGGACTGCTATCTTATGAAGATCTCGATGTTGACGGTGACGGGATTTTAAACGAAAACGATCTTTTTCCTAACAATCCGGCGGAATTTTTGGATGATGACGGCAACGGGATAGGAAACTTTGCTCAAGAAGACGAAGATGGAGATGGTGTAGTCGATACAGAAGATGATTATCCTTTTGATGAAAATCGTTCTATAATTACAACAATTAATGAAACAGAATTTAACGGCAACCTAAACGATGCAAACGTTTTATCCGGCTCCTTGCCGTTAAAAGTATCTGGAACAGTTTATTTTGATAGCGGTACCGACGATGATTACTTTAAGTTTGACTCCGTTGCAGGTACGATTGTATCTATGGTATTAAAAAAATCAAACACAGATTTTGAGCCTATAGTTTCAATTGTAGATAGTAGTGGTAATTCTTTAGTAGCTATAAACAATATTAATTATGCCAATAATACAGTTGTTACATTTAGAATACCTACTGATGGAACTTATGCATTTATAATAACAGATAAAAACAATTATTCTGACACAAACAATACTTATGAAGCAAAAATATTTGTAGATAGTGATATGGATGGAGTAGCTGACGATTTTGAAAGAGCTATAGGGTGTAATGAAAAATCCTCAGATAGTGATGGAGATGGAATCAAAGATTTTTATGAAATATACACAAGTTCATTTGATATAGACGGTGACGGCATTCCTAACTGGTTAGATATTGACTCTGACGGTGATACGATTTTAGATGCTAATGAAGCGTTGGTAGATTACGATAACGACGGTTTACTTAATCCTTACGATACAGATAGTGACGGTAACGGCATATCTGATGATTCAGAAATTGGGACAAATCATATCAATCCTTTAGATACAGACGGCGACGGATATGCCGATTATATGGATGTGGATGATGATAACGACGGCATCCTTGATATTAATGACAATAATAGATTAACTTCGGAAGATATAAATAGTTCAGCAACTATTTATATCGAAGGAAATATTAATTCTGTAAAAATACCAAACTTTGCTCAGACTGGTGGGGTATTAAATATAACGGGCGAAAATTTTGATCAAAACGCGATTGTACTATTGATAGAACAAAACGGAGTGCATAATCTGGTTCCAACAGAAATAAATAGTACAAATATAACGGTAACATTACCGAAAATTATAGGTCAAGCTATTGTTAGAGTTTACAATAACGACTATTTGACCGCAAGCGATAATTTAAATATAGTCGAGGCTACTAGTCCGGTACTTTATGAAGTAGTTTATCCAAATACACAGCAGTATGCACTAGATGGAGATACAGTAACTTTAAATGGCGTAAATCTATCCAATATTGCTTCTGTAAAAGTAAACGACATCGAGATTAAAACCTTTTACGCAACCAATACGAGCGTATCTTTTGACGTAAATAGTTCTATTAGTTCTGGTACGGTAAAAGTAACAACTTTAAACGGTGAAAGTAATGAATTGCCAATCTTTATAGGAAAAACAATTAACGGTAAAGTCGTACTACCTCAAGGTTCCTCTTATAACTATTCGGATTTAAAAGTAGATTTTGCCGGTATCGAATATAATATAAACGACGATGGTAATTTTACTATGGTTATTAGAAACAGAGGCTCTTCGTCGATAACTGTATTTACGCCTGAAGACGCGAGTGGAACTAGTGCTTATTATTTATCGGCTCTTGTATTTAGCGATGACAATGCTAGTATAATAGTGGATACTA
This Nitrosophilus labii DNA region includes the following protein-coding sequences:
- a CDS encoding IPT/TIG domain-containing protein, translated to MKIFNLIVTIALSFLLLGCGGSSEQTSDTTSTTISGSTYKGIVQNAVVNVYDFSNNSKGKLISTSVVEDSKFTVSNINGSTPILIEITKNTDNTTYYIDETNGKKVGFNDLVLKTIINNPTEKYEYFITPLTTLATEMLINGKFSDFDTAQSTISKLFGLSFDSLSLTKPNIEGIETDSEKTKENEYAISILSMVAYQNEINKIVGTQFTFKDLLELIVKDLSDGIFDGKDGNESLIISDGNLTFAVGDLPKKLSQAGQDSLSIKNPLLFENMKDYFLRAATAARVIEPPIIDIKYSENIRLNEKSLLSADGSYSYFGYPLTYAWSIKSSPTNSNAVLSNKNDANTFITVDTEGNYVISLEISDGHNKVSKDINITADLDGDGLLSYEDLDVDGDGILNENDLFPNNPAEFLDDDGNGIGNFAQEDEDGDGVVDTEDDYPFDENRSIITTINETEFNGNLNDANVLSGSLPLKVSGTVYFDSGTDDDYFKFDSVAGTIVSMVLKKSNTDFEPIVSIVDSSGNSLVAINNINYANNTVVTFRIPTDGTYAFIITDKNNYSDTNNTYEAKIFVDSDMDGVADDFERAIGCNEKSSDSDGDGIKDFYEIYTSSFDIDGDGIPNWLDIDSDGDTILDANEALVDYDNDGLLNPYDTDSDGNGISDDSEIGTNHINPLDTDGDGYADYMDVDDDNDGILDINDNNRLTSEDINSSATIYIEGNINSVKIPNFAQTGGVLNITGENFDQNAIVLLIEQNGVHNLVPTEINSTNITVTLPKIIGQAIVRVYNNDYLTASDNLNIVEATSPVLYEVVYPNTQQYALDGDTVTLNGVNLSNIASVKVNDIEIKTFYATNTSVSFDVNSSISSGTVKVTTLNGESNELPIFIGKTINGKVVLPQGSSYNYSDLKVDFAGIEYNINDDGNFTMVIRNRGSSSITVFTPEDASGTSAYYLSALVFSDDNASIIVDTNSTAIDIMFSAFNAGVADIDTQKKIYDIIKNNIDAFAKNLAENLGNNPYYIMEASQEYIDALATSKSLIQEQLEKESIFTTISIQSIKVNEIDGFSVYKTGDPIDGKILIENDTMVFADFMITDSATGKIIRDYVNEFYNDGLLSPQDSTFFLYRAYKATYDVKYRSCKVNIKTPKFEGMTLSNFNKLPEYKLAIRTLISQGIFPIISTAIGINIDNKAQSVLLDYVIIPALNGNAIDYWQEGKVGDGFSKFVEDIIKIIAKDDDVQKALIKVLGWDKKFFGKIATKLIAKTATKGFQVAATAVDLGLTVLDFATIKDEIEFIVNFPIEITDIYPTSVKKDGFSKTIYLEGRGLDNYCSEYEKEWISYLPPRYINVCKTWHYPTVTIKSGNDIIDLDLHKEDESLYYFEIPSDFLENATEDINVTVTHVHNDEQWIDELINITVAAPKTISIVDKLSISKITPDSGGSGTIVVISGAGFSTNLLDNKVYFTTNDGTTLATVIDATESELTVQVPKGVVTGDVWVSVDNEESNRLTFTVSTTKVTIEFGDNGSLTDDTFSLDFDNGKVIKTMPYPMVTDSVTVEMEPDVIYTVKLIGITAPDAIGTYYISFPSEVEVLPNSDELSGYDLTAGVVKTFYIRLNSATSTVNIVNTFNQSINYVPLKQIIIQPETR
- a CDS encoding DUF3817 domain-containing protein, yielding MSELKKFRFINKIEGYSYIVLLFIAMPLKYILGYGIATKIIGGLHGVLFIAFIYQLIVAARSVPFSKKEATKFFILSLVPFGSFYTDKLLFEKELKKIEPLTIKDF
- a CDS encoding translation initiation factor eIF-2B; its protein translation is MEWWKKEIENIKNDNKNGATFLTLMAIKIIKEMSIKRCKKEDIKNALKFLMSVQPMMASIYNFANIFSKFVELDYEEIIKYCKEFEKEFKKANEKVAKNSLKCFEDNRTILTHSFSSLVYNSFLEAKKAGFEFEVICSESRPKNEGVELAEKLCKEGIKTTLVTDAAAPFFVKNVDIVLFGADGVGDFGLVHKVGSYAIALAAKKSKVKVVSLAPTFKFWPKDFKEPKTLLKDPNELAKGCFEVKNFYFDITPLELIDSFVTEINI
- a CDS encoding cation:proton antiporter domain-containing protein, with product MDLILEGFILTIFIALVLNIVLAKFNIPTIIGYILTGIIISKIFSLQTEHISLLSHISELGIVFMMFMIGLEFSFRYLLKMKSYVFGFGFAEVFIVGTIFSLLAYLLGFSLQTAMIVGYTLSLSSTAIVVKMLNTTGDINKQYGRKALGILIFQDIAVIPIMLMIEVFSRNSGHIISQLFKIGISATILLIAMYFFGRILFERILTWVSKIESEELFISSILFIVLFSSLFAHLLGFSYSLGAFIAGVLIAETHFKYQMEADIAPFRDLLLGLFFITVGMHIDPLFVFKNLYKILLLLAAILAIKIFFIYVIIRVKSQSRTALKVALALMQVGEFALAVFEISKSKGLLENEVAQILTATVILSMIITPFILQNLKNIADFFSKEPEEIVNIEAEKLQNHIVIVGYGPLGKSVIKKLKREEVEYIVLEHDYHLVQEGLKNKEPIVLANAAKKEILEKVGIERACSVVVAIKNFKKKRLICDIINRFDFHVNIVVVVSDEKEKEILEHELDIENIIVDSEEISKIVVNRALRCEI
- a CDS encoding SPL family radical SAM protein translates to MKVYDFEKKIKNTLFENLPKSQKDFIKAKTFKYRFSSQELKRIVDIAIDLNMWQEEPVEKLWVDFEDKKRVAKELIKRYEEIKNRPKTYKDFEIDKEKTHKIRFTRIDKKLGFGMCPVASPKTRCCNLWTLDMVESCGFDCSYCSIQSFYNEDTITFNTNLKEKLLSLNLDLNEIYHIGTGQSSDSLMWGNRGGVLDALFEFAKKYPNVILELKTKSDNIKYLLENDYPKNIIATWSLNPQTIIEKEERLTASLENRLKAAKKIHDKGRLVGFHFHPMIYYKDWQKDYGDIFKYLVQNFDPKRVALVSLGTLTFIKPVIKKLRERSFKSKILQMPLVDAAGKLSYPIDIKKDMFRFAYKSLKEWHGRVYFYLCMEDHSLWKEVFGREYPTNESFELDMKYSYLSKIKNL